In Aequorivita sp. H23M31, a single window of DNA contains:
- a CDS encoding FEKKY domain-containing protein yields the protein MTKLTLIILLINVTLFGQTNPNEFLVSGNLQVLFGKDLLTPEIASIVLLPNNRITEIESNGNYKFENLKNGMYKIMVIDYNPEPKQFEFEINSASVSDFNLIVNANCEVNKEVAEGDIQKDKPRLLLISGIAPWVSQEDGKFAKKYGIQFQDFGDTPPAEECVKQYNKTIFEFLDNKFGGNWRKEVRDDVIGLQ from the coding sequence ATGACAAAACTCACATTAATAATTCTACTAATAAATGTCACTTTATTCGGTCAAACAAATCCTAATGAATTTTTAGTAAGTGGAAATCTACAGGTACTTTTCGGAAAGGACTTACTTACGCCGGAAATTGCGTCAATAGTTCTCCTTCCAAATAATCGTATCACAGAAATTGAGAGCAATGGGAATTATAAATTCGAGAACCTAAAAAATGGAATGTATAAAATAATGGTTATCGATTATAATCCCGAGCCAAAGCAATTCGAATTCGAAATAAATTCAGCTTCGGTATCGGATTTTAATTTGATTGTAAATGCAAATTGTGAAGTTAATAAAGAGGTTGCAGAAGGAGATATTCAAAAGGATAAACCAAGATTGCTTTTAATAAGCGGAATTGCGCCTTGGGTATCTCAAGAGGACGGAAAGTTCGCAAAAAAGTATGGAATTCAATTTCAAGACTTTGGAGATACACCACCTGCGGAGGAATGTGTAAAACAATATAACAAAACAATTTTTGAATTTCTGGACAATAAATTTGGAGGAAATTGGAGAAAAGAAGTGAGAGATGACGTTATCGGGCTCCAATAA
- a CDS encoding gluzincin family metallopeptidase: MKKIITLLCLSLTIIKLSAQDTTPKVSGQIEISIKQGTIEGDLILSNIPAIKDYLIRLNSGLNILHFRSLEPNNFLISYNVAHNDTLTYGESKAYYFPDNSRKNKFLPNSIQVKYVGKYPVIKDTLKNYSQYDWKGNIAFNHNSIRTDGLQSAWYPILYDISNDIVYDNVKYDIEITCNDCTTLYINGNRPIKAQNHRFKSEIARELTLFCGNYDFSNMEDTYILNPNLTNKQINDFTDLINSYKKFYTNKLEIPFDQSVSFIETTPTSKKNGWLFVSYPTIANIGWGDNGLKSLFNPQIQNWYRPFIAHELGHYYFGTYKVFNSELGDMISEGFAEFLSLELTKEIIGTEVYESKMAYKIKELDDFSPIPIGKIKGKSDYDDRELYVYYYAPIVFTAIEKEIGEEKMWNWIKAILKTETNFTNYEFLISTLRTVLNNKQQIELIENQYLISEESLKNALERIKQK, from the coding sequence ATGAAAAAAATAATTACATTACTGTGCTTATCACTGACCATTATTAAGTTGTCGGCTCAGGATACAACCCCAAAGGTTTCTGGGCAAATTGAAATTTCCATAAAGCAAGGAACTATTGAGGGAGATTTGATTTTAAGTAATATTCCAGCAATCAAAGATTATTTAATCCGACTAAATTCAGGACTTAATATTTTACATTTCAGAAGTTTAGAGCCTAATAATTTCTTAATAAGTTATAATGTAGCTCATAATGATACTCTGACCTACGGAGAGTCAAAAGCTTATTATTTTCCTGACAATTCCAGAAAGAATAAATTTTTACCGAATAGTATCCAAGTAAAATATGTCGGCAAATACCCTGTGATAAAAGACACTCTTAAAAATTACAGTCAATATGATTGGAAAGGAAATATAGCATTTAACCATAATTCCATTAGAACTGACGGATTACAATCAGCTTGGTATCCCATACTTTATGACATATCTAATGATATTGTATATGATAATGTTAAATATGATATTGAAATTACCTGTAACGACTGTACCACTCTATACATAAATGGCAATAGACCCATAAAAGCACAAAACCATAGATTTAAAAGTGAGATTGCCAGAGAATTAACTCTCTTCTGCGGCAATTATGATTTCTCAAATATGGAAGACACTTATATTTTAAACCCAAATTTAACCAATAAACAAATAAATGATTTTACCGATTTAATAAATTCATACAAGAAATTTTATACCAATAAACTCGAAATTCCTTTTGACCAATCTGTCTCCTTCATAGAAACGACACCAACTTCTAAAAAGAATGGTTGGCTGTTCGTTTCTTATCCAACAATAGCAAATATCGGTTGGGGTGATAATGGTCTAAAAAGCCTATTTAATCCTCAAATTCAAAATTGGTACAGACCTTTCATTGCCCACGAGCTTGGGCATTATTATTTCGGAACCTATAAAGTATTCAACTCCGAACTTGGAGATATGATAAGTGAAGGTTTTGCGGAGTTTCTGTCTCTTGAACTAACCAAAGAAATAATTGGGACAGAAGTTTACGAAAGCAAAATGGCTTATAAAATCAAAGAGTTAGACGATTTTAGTCCTATTCCAATTGGTAAAATAAAAGGAAAGTCCGATTATGATGACCGAGAACTATATGTTTATTATTATGCCCCAATAGTTTTCACAGCTATCGAAAAAGAAATTGGGGAGGAAAAAATGTGGAATTGGATAAAAGCCATATTAAAAACAGAAACCAATTTCACGAATTACGAATTTTTAATCTCAACTTTAAGAACCGTCCTGAACAATAAACAACAAATAGAATTGATAGAAAATCAATATCTAATAAGTGAAGAATCATTGAAAAACGCACTTGAAAGAATAAAACAGAAGTAA
- a CDS encoding type II toxin-antitoxin system RelE/ParE family toxin has product MNPKFEVIFLEQAIDFMAKIDPMPKAKIYYNIDKAKLTNDPKLFKKLKGEIWEFRTKYIGLQYRLLAFWDKTDKEETLVLATHGIIKKTDKVPKADIEKAKKIMAEYFAQKD; this is encoded by the coding sequence ATGAATCCGAAATTTGAAGTTATTTTCCTTGAACAAGCGATTGACTTTATGGCAAAAATTGACCCTATGCCAAAAGCTAAGATTTACTACAACATCGACAAGGCCAAATTGACCAACGACCCAAAACTTTTTAAAAAACTAAAAGGTGAAATATGGGAATTTAGGACAAAATATATCGGACTTCAATACAGACTTCTCGCTTTCTGGGACAAAACTGACAAAGAAGAAACCCTTGTCCTAGCGACCCACGGAATTATTAAGAAAACAGATAAAGTGCCTAAAGCTGATATAGAAAAGGCGAAAAAGATTATGGCGGAATATTTTGCCCAAAAAGATTAA
- a CDS encoding helix-turn-helix domain-containing protein, producing METKKKKMKMMTLDQMKDQDLGKIGTAERDKYEFDLRMEVLGDMIKSVRKERKLTQEQLGELIGVQKSQISKLERNTKNVTIETILKVFGALKANVKFSVEMNESEFTVA from the coding sequence ATGGAAACAAAAAAGAAGAAAATGAAAATGATGACGCTTGACCAAATGAAAGACCAAGACCTTGGAAAAATTGGAACAGCCGAGCGTGATAAATACGAATTTGACTTGCGAATGGAAGTCTTGGGAGATATGATAAAATCCGTCCGAAAAGAACGTAAATTAACGCAAGAACAACTCGGAGAATTAATTGGAGTTCAGAAATCCCAAATTTCAAAATTAGAGCGGAATACAAAAAATGTTACAATCGAAACAATTTTAAAAGTATTCGGAGCCTTGAAAGCGAACGTAAAATTCAGCGTGGAAATGAACGAATCCGAATTCACCGTGGCGTAA
- a CDS encoding type II toxin-antitoxin system RelE/ParE family toxin encodes MNPKFEVIFLEQAIDFMAKIDPKPKAKIYYNIDKAKLTHDPKLFKKLKGEIWEFRTKYIGLQYRLLAFWDKTDKEETLVLATHGIIKKTDKVPKADIEKAKKIMAEYFAQKE; translated from the coding sequence ATGAATCCGAAATTTGAAGTTATTTTCCTTGAACAAGCGATTGACTTTATGGCAAAAATTGACCCTAAGCCAAAAGCTAAGATTTACTACAACATCGACAAGGCCAAATTGACCCACGACCCAAAACTTTTTAAAAAACTAAAAGGTGAAATATGGGAATTTAGGACAAAATATATCGGACTTCAATACAGACTTCTCGCTTTCTGGGACAAAACTGACAAAGAAGAAACCCTTGTCCTAGCGACCCACGGAATTATTAAGAAAACAGATAAAGTGCCTAAAGCTGATATAGAAAAGGCGAAAAAGATTATGGCGGAATATTTTGCCCAAAAAGAATAG
- a CDS encoding helix-turn-helix domain-containing protein translates to METKKKKMKMMTLDQMKDKDLGEIGTPERDKYEFDLKMEVLGDMIKSVRKERNLTQEQLGELIGVQKSQISKLERNTKNVTIETILKVFGALKANVKFSVEMNESEFTVA, encoded by the coding sequence ATGGAAACAAAAAAGAAAAAAATGAAAATGATGACCCTTGACCAAATGAAGGATAAGGATTTGGGAGAGATTGGAACACCTGAGCGCGATAAATACGAGTTCGACTTGAAAATGGAAGTCTTGGGCGATATGATAAAGTCGGTCCGGAAAGAAAGAAATTTGACACAAGAACAACTCGGAGAATTAATTGGGGTTCAGAAATCCCAAATCTCAAAATTAGAGCGGAATACAAAAAATGTAACAATCGAAACCATTTTAAAAGTATTCGGAGCCTTGAAAGCGAACGTAAAATTCAGCGTTGAAATGAACGAATCGGAGTTCACAGTGGCTTAA
- a CDS encoding transposase — MGYNVLAGCDAKHKLFVNNDTGSVNDTHALSPMALDAKELLGVESMDILTDKGYTTAKHLDICTRNGITPYSSPKDHSSHHNGRYPMVDFKYDGIQDTYTCPADQVLATNGSIYDKAGHKVKHYKNREACGACPVRALCTTNKNGRFIERSIYQEALDENQKRVEARPEYYRLRQQVTEHQFGTLKRQWGFTHTLMRGKQNVLSEVNLMMICYNLTRLVSILGPEVLKNRLKRLVPGFSALFEAVWAHMNSFLLPPNTYPNFKPTRNTVLTAL, encoded by the coding sequence GTGGGCTATAACGTACTGGCAGGCTGCGATGCAAAGCACAAGCTATTTGTGAACAACGATACCGGGAGCGTGAACGATACCCATGCGCTCTCCCCAATGGCACTGGACGCCAAGGAACTCCTGGGCGTGGAAAGTATGGACATCCTTACCGATAAGGGATACACCACCGCCAAGCATCTGGATATCTGCACCAGGAACGGGATCACGCCCTATTCCTCACCCAAGGACCATTCTTCGCACCACAACGGACGCTATCCAATGGTCGATTTCAAGTATGATGGTATACAGGACACCTACACCTGTCCGGCGGATCAGGTACTGGCCACCAATGGAAGTATCTACGATAAGGCGGGCCACAAGGTCAAGCACTACAAGAACAGGGAGGCCTGCGGGGCATGTCCCGTCAGAGCGCTGTGCACCACAAACAAGAACGGGCGCTTTATAGAGCGCTCCATTTACCAGGAGGCTCTGGACGAGAACCAAAAAAGAGTGGAAGCAAGACCAGAATATTATAGGCTCAGGCAACAGGTAACCGAGCACCAGTTTGGGACACTGAAAAGGCAATGGGGTTTTACCCATACATTGATGAGGGGGAAACAAAATGTACTCTCCGAGGTTAACCTGATGATGATCTGTTATAACCTCACCCGGCTTGTATCCATTCTGGGCCCAGAGGTATTGAAAAACAGGCTGAAAAGGCTTGTGCCCGGATTTTCGGCCCTATTTGAAGCGGTTTGGGCCCACATGAACAGCTTTCTTTTACCACCCAATACCTATCCAAATTTTAAACCTACAAGAAATACAGTCCTAACGGCTCTCTAA
- a CDS encoding contact-dependent growth inhibition system immunity protein, whose protein sequence is MNIQNKSLEELENDYWDEEIEFPSDLVIKCHKYRKIPIKNLTIEHLRLLISQQIGTEYLIGIALEKLEQNILTEGDFYEGDLLISVSSLPTEFWAEKQNKFRTYKSLVERNSELIKTELGLKKFDQINENIKASAQQWL, encoded by the coding sequence ATGAATATTCAAAATAAATCTTTGGAGGAATTAGAAAATGATTATTGGGATGAAGAAATTGAATTCCCTTCTGACCTTGTAATTAAATGTCATAAATATCGAAAAATACCGATTAAGAACTTAACAATTGAACACTTAAGACTTCTGATTTCCCAACAAATCGGAACGGAATATTTAATCGGAATTGCACTCGAAAAACTCGAACAGAATATATTGACTGAAGGCGATTTTTACGAAGGTGATTTACTTATATCTGTTTCAAGTTTACCAACGGAATTTTGGGCTGAAAAACAAAATAAATTTCGGACTTATAAAAGTTTAGTAGAACGGAATTCTGAATTGATAAAGACCGAACTCGGTTTAAAGAAATTTGACCAAATTAATGAAAACATAAAAGCCAGTGCACAACAATGGCTATAA
- a CDS encoding type II toxin-antitoxin system RelE/ParE family toxin: protein MKNLDAKTRKKVFYNVRLAEKSNDPKLFKKLTDEIWEFRIPFSNKQIRLLAFWDKRKSEDTLVIATNGFIIKTQKTPKADINKAKKIMSEYLKD from the coding sequence ATAAAAAATCTCGACGCCAAAACCCGAAAGAAAGTATTTTATAATGTAAGATTAGCTGAAAAATCAAATGACCCCAAACTTTTCAAAAAGTTAACAGATGAGATATGGGAATTTAGAATCCCATTTTCAAACAAACAAATAAGATTGCTGGCTTTTTGGGATAAAAGAAAAAGTGAGGACACTTTAGTAATTGCAACAAATGGCTTTATAATAAAAACACAGAAAACCCCAAAAGCTGATATTAATAAAGCCAAAAAAATAATGAGTGAATACCTAAAAGATTAA